The Candidatus Tumulicola sp. region TAAGAGCCCGTGATACAAAACCGCCTTCATTCCTTCGTGCAAATCCTCCATAGCCGTGTCCCATAGCGAAGCGCGCTCGTCGAAGGTTCGGCCCGGTTCGACGCCGTCGGCGATGTATACGATGCAATCGAGCGGCGACATCGCCGCCGCCGCAAGCGTGTGGCGCGCGATAGCCGACGTGATCTCGGGGTCGCGGACACCGAACAACTCTTCGGCCAACGCGGCGCTCAGTGGGGCGTGCAGCACGATGGGGTGAGCTGCCTCGAACGCATCGATCGCGATATTGCGCGTTCGACACTCCCCCACCAAGCGGTCGGCGGTGTATAAGCGCGCTAGATCGTGCAGCATGCCCGCGACGCGCGCTTTTTCGGACGAGACGCCGTGCCGCATGGCCAGTAGCTCTGCGCTGCGTGCGACGCGCACGCAATGCGCGTAGCGATGCGCCTGGCCGACGTGTTCGCGAACGCCGCACGACAAATCGTTAAACGTCATCGCGCTGCCGCGCGGCGCGCTACCGGCAGCGAGAACGAAGCACCTGCAATCGGTTGCGATACAGGTCGCTGCGCAAGTTCCCTGCCCACATCACCAGCGCGCTCTCGTTATCGTCGCTGTAGTAGCCGCGTCGAACGGTAACGGTGGTAAAGCCGTATTTGCGATATAACTGTTGCGCCGTCGCGTTACTTTCACGCACCTCGAGCGTCATCCACGAAGCACCGCGTTCGAGCGCTTCGTCGATCAAACGCAGCAACATGACTTCGCCGAAGCGCCGTCCGCGATGATCGGGCGCAACCGCGATCGTCGTTACGTGCGAATCTTCGAGTATCGACCAGATGCCGCCGTAGGCGACGATGCGCCCGTCCAACCGTCCGACGAAATAATGCGCGAGCTTGTTCGTTGCCAGTTCGTTGGCGAACGCATCCGCGGGCCACACCGTCGAGAACGACGCGCGTTCGATTTCCAGCACCGCTGGAATATCCGGTTGCAGCATCGGTACGATGGCGAGCGCGCTGGGCGAAATTTCGTGTCCGAGTTCGGCCTTCACGAGCGGCTCCAGGGGCGTGCCGGGACCTTCGCGACGGGCAGTTCCCCGTAGTCGGCATGCAAGGCGTGTACGCTTTGCTCCGCCTCAATCGAAGCGGCGATGACGGCGATGGCGGCGGCGGGCGGAACGATGGCCGGGAGACGGGCGGAAGCCACGATACCGCGTTCGGCGAGCGCGGCAATCACGTCCTCTGGCGCACCGGCAACGACGCTCGGCGCGGAGCGGTGGGCCAGGACCTCGTCGAGCGCTTGTGCGATCGGACCGGACGCCCGGGACACGCGCGTGCCGTCACGTAGACGTAACGAAACGATGCCTGGACGCGGTGCGACGACGGTCAACACGTTGTCTTCGTTTATGCCCAATTCGAGTGCGTCGAACGACGAAACGCCGGCCAATGGCAGGTCCCATGCCTGAGCGAGAGACTTTGCGTAGGCGATCGCAATCCGCAAACCCGTGAAGGTGCCGGGGCCGATGCCGACCGCGATTCGGTCGAGCCGTTCGGGCCGCATGGCTGCGCCTTCCAACACCATGGCTACGAGGTGCAAACCGCGTTCCAACGCGACGTTGCCCGGTATGGACGCGCTGGCCCGCTCGCCTGCGTCGCCTGCGAACGCGACCGAAAACGATCCGAGCGCCCCGTCCAGTGCCAACACGTTCACGCCGGTTCGCGCACCACGATCGAACGTGGGCCATCGCCTGCGCCGTCGATCACGATTTCGAAGCGCCGCTCCGGAATCATCGAGGCGCCACGTTCCCACCATTCGACGAACGCGATACTGTCGGCCACATCGAACGCGATCTCCGCGCCGAGTTCGAATAATTCGGCGGAATTCTCGATCCGATAAAAATCGAGATGGTCGATCGGCGGCGTCCCCGGATAGCGGTTCCAGATCGTAAACGTCGGGCTGGTGACCGTTTCCTCACCGTGCAACTCCGCCACGGCCGCTCGCACGAATGCGGTCTTGCCGGCACCCAGCGGACCGCTCAGTGCGACGACGTCGCCCGGGCGCAACGAGGCCGCGAAACGGCGAGCGAATGCTTGCAGATCGGCTTCCGAGGCGGCGACGAAGACGATATCCGAGGTCATCAAACTGCGCGACTACGCGTCGAGGAACGGAACAATCCTGCGGGAAGTGTGCCAAACATGCTGGGAATTTTTTCGCGCATCCGTCTGTGGCCGCTGGTCGCGGCCGCCGGTTTGTTGCTGAGCGCGTGCGGTGGCGGAGGGGGCGGCGGCAGTTCGAGCGTGCCCAATCCGACGGCACAGCCCACGACCAATCCGGCGCAACCGATCCAACACGTTATTATCATGATTCAGGAAAATCGCACCCCGGACCAGCTTTTTCAGGCGTTTCCGGGCGCCGACACGCAATCGTACGGATACACGCATACCGGTGAGAAAGTCAATCTGCACAAGGTTGCGCTGCGATCGCCGTTCACGCCGAGCAATTATTACATCGACTTCAAAGACGATTGCAACAGCAAAACCGGCCCTCCGGGAAAAGATTGCCAGATGAATGGCTTCGATCTACCGCCGATCGGAGGCCATCCTCCGGGAACGCAGACGTATCAGTTCGTTAACCCGGCCGACATCGAGCCGTATTGGTCGATCGCCAAACAATACGTGCTGGGCGATCGCATGTTCCAAACGCAAGGCAGCGGAAGTTTTACGGCGCACCAAGATCTGATCCGCGGCGGCACCGCCATCAACGACTCGCAGTCGGAAATCGACTTTCCTTGGAATAAGCAGAACGCTTTCGGTCACTGGGGATGCGACGATCTCCAGGGATCGACGACCGCGCTGATCACCAATAAACTGCAATATTTGGGTGCGTCGCCGCACCCCGGCTATACGCCGCCGGGGCCGTTTCCGTGTTTTAAGTATACGACGCTGCGCGATCTGCTCGATGCGAAATCGATCGGCTGGAAATACTACGTGCCGGAGTTTACTACCGATCTCGGCGGCTCGCTGTGGAACGCGTTCGACGCGATTCACGACGTCCGCTACGGATCGGAGTGGGGCACCAACGTGCAGTGGCCGCAAACCAACGTGCTCAAGGATATCGCCAACGGACAACTGGCATCGGTCAGTTGGGTGATCCCCGATTTTGTCAACTCCGATCACCCGGGAGCATCGTCCGACACGGGGCCGTCGTGGGTGGCCTCGGTCGTCAACGCCGTCGGCAACAGCCAATACTGGAAGTCGACGGCGATCGTCGTCGTCTGGGACGACTGGGGCGGATTTTACGATCACGTCCCGCCGCCGTTCGTCGACGCACAAGGCGGCTTGGGCTTCCGCGTGCCGTTACTGGTGGTGTCACCGTACGCCAAAGCCGGCTACGTTTCGCACACGCAATACGAGTTCGGCAGCATCGTTCGTTTCGTCGAGGACAACTGGAATTTAGGTCGCCTCAATACGACCGACACGCGAGCCGCCAACATTCTGGACTGCTTCGATTTCAAGCAGCAGCCGCGTGCGTTTTCGACCATCCAAGCCAAGTATTCCCGCGCGTTTTTCTTGAAGCAAAAGCCCTCGTATCACTGGGTCGACAGCAACTAACGGCGGCACCCCGGCATAGGTTCAACGGGCCTCTGTGGCGAAGATACAAGGCCCTTGAATAACGATATTATCCGCCAGGTCAACGTCGAAGATGAAATGCGGGAGAGCTATCTCTCGTATGCCATGTCCGTCATCGCTTCGCGCGCGCTGCCGGACGTTCGCGACGGCCTAAAACCAGTTCAGCGGCGCATCCTGTACGCGATGCGCGAGATGGGATTCGACCCGTCCAAGCAGCACCGTAAGTGTGCCGGTATCATCGGCGAAGTGCTCAAGAGCTATCACCCGCATGGTGACAGTTCGGTGTACGACGCATTGGTGCGGCTGGCGCAAGACTTTACCATGCGCTACAAGTTGGTCGACGGACACGGCAACTTCGGTTCGATCGACCCCGATCCGCCGGCCGCCTACCGGTATACCGAAGCGCGTCTCGCCCGCACGGCGCTGGAGATGCTCGGCGATATCGATAAAGAAACCGTCGGCTTCGTTCCGAATTTCGACAATCAGGGCGTCGAGCCGACCGTGCTTCCGGGCCGCATGCCGCAGTTGCTGGTCAATGGATCGTCGGGCATCGCCGTCGGAATGGCGACCAACATTCCGCCGCACAATCTCACCGAAATTTCCAACGCGATCGTCGCCCTGATCGACGAGCCGGACATCACCGACGACGCGTTGATCGATCACGTGAGCGGTCCCGACTTTCCGACCGGCGGGACCATTCTCGGCATCGAGGCGATCCGCGAGGCGTATCGTACCGGTCGCGGTTCGATTGCCATTCGCGGCAAGGCCGAAATCGTCGAAGAGAACGGCCGCTACAAGATCGTCATCACCGAGATTCCGTATCAGGTCTATAAGTCGCGCATCGTCGAAGCCATCGCCGAAGCGCATTCGGAAAAGCGGATTCAAGGCATCGCGCGGCTCGACGATGAGTCGAACCGCAAGGGTATGCGCGTCGTCGTCGAGTTGCAACGATCGGCGACGCCAAAAGTCGTGCTTAACCAGCTCTTCAAGCACACGCCGCTGCAGGCTAGCTTCGGCTTTAATATGCTGGCGCTGGTGCCGGTCGGCCCGCCGCGTGCCGACGGATCGGTCGCGCTCGAACCCCAGGTGCTGTCGCTCAAACAAATGCTGACGCACTTCATCGACCACCGCAAAATCGTCGTCGTGCGGCGCACGCGGTACGATTTGCGCAAGGCCGAAGAGCGCGCGCATCTGCTCGAAGGCTACCGCATCGCGCTCGACAACATCGACGAAGTCATCGAGATCGTTCGCGGCAGCCAGACGACCGACGAGGCCAAGAAACGGTTATCGGCGCGGTTCGAACTAAGCGACGTGCAGGCGCAGGCGATCGTCGACATGCGTTTGCGGACGTTGGTCGGGCTCGAACGCAAGAAAATCGAGGACGAATACGCAGAACTCATAAAGACGATCGCAGAATTGACCGATATCCTCAACAGTCCGCGACGCATAGCCGAGATTATCAAAGGCGAAACGCTCGAACTCAAGCGGCGTTTCGGCGACGAGCGGCGGACCAGCATCGAAGCCGCCGACAACGAAATTTCGATGGAACAGCTGATTCCGAACGTCGAGGTCGTCGTTACCTACACCGTGGGCGGCTACATCAAACGCGTTAGCCTCGATACGTTCCGGACGCAGAATCGCGGCGGTCGCGGCGTTACCGGCATTTCCAACCTCAAGCGCGAGGACGTCGTCCGCAATTTCTTCGTGACGAAGACGCACGACCACGTCCTGTTTTTCAGCAACAAGGGCCGAGTGTATCGTTTACGCGGGTACGAAATTCCGGACACGACGCGCCAAGCGCGCGGAACCGCGTTGGTCAACCTGCTGACGTTGCCGCCGGGCGAAGAAGTGTCGGCCGTTTTCCCGACCGACACGTTTGCCGGCGAGCAATACCTCGTCATGATCACGCGTCGCGGCGTCATCAAAAAGACCAAGCTCGCGGAGTTCGCCAACGTCCGGCGCAACGGTCTCAATGCGATCAATCTCGATGAAGACGACGAATTGCTGGCCGTCAATCTGTCGGACGGCTCGCACGACATCATTCTCGCATCGACGATCGGCATGGCGGTTCATTTCAACGAGCGTAACGTCCGCCCGATGGGCCGCAACGCACGCGGCGTCAAAGCGATGACCTTGGATCCCGGCGACTCGATCGTCGCGATGGATATCGTCGAAGATAACCGGCGCGAGGTGCTGCTCGTCACGACGCTGGCGTTCGGCAAGCGCACGCCGATCGACGATTACCGGCACACGTCGCGCGGCGGCAAGGGTGTCAAAGCGTTCGCGCGGCAACGCGACGACGTCGGCAAGGTCATCGATCAGATCCTCGTCGCGCCCGACGATGAGGTGCTCATGATCACCAGCGGAAATCAAGTCATCCGTCTCAAGGTGAACGAGATCCGCAAGACCGGCCGCGACGCAAAGGGCGTGCGACTGCAACGTCTGGGCGAAGGCGAAGAGGTCGTCGCGATCACGAACTTGGGCAAACAGGTCGCACAGCTTACCGACATCACCGGCGAGCCGCAGCAGCCCGAGTTGTAGTTCGGCTGCGGGCCGCCACGCAGCAACCCCGGCCGGAAGGCGCGCCGGCTGGGGATGAACGTTGGAAACCTCCGAGCCGCGGAGGCGATTATAGAGCTTGGAGGTATATCCAGAAACACAATGAGTGCATTAGCCGACGTAACTCAGGCGAACTTCGACGCCGAGGTATTACAAAACGCGCAGCCGGTGCTGGTCGACTTTTGGGCGCCCTGGTGCGGCCCGTGCCGCATGCTGAGCCCGGTCGTCGAAAAGGTCGCAGCCGCGAACGAGAGCAAGGCGAAATTCGTCAAGCTGAACACCGACGACAACCCCAACATCGCGGGGCAATATCAAGTTTCGGGGATTCCGTGCTTGATTCTGTTCAAGGGTGGACAGGCCGTGGATCGTATCGTCGGTTACGTGCCCGAGGGCACGATCTCGTCGATGCTCGCGCGCCACGTCGCTTAACCGTTAGGCAGGTTCGCTAAACCAGCCCGACGGTTTAACGTCGAGGTTGATGTTGATCTGTTTGACCTCGGTGTAGGCGTCGTACCCGTAGGTTCCCAGTTCGCTTCCGAACCCAGAACGTTTCATACCGCCCCACGGTGCTTCGTTGTACGTGGGGTGGTATGTGTTTATCCAGGTAATTCCGGCGCGGAACCCGCGCACCATCCTGTGCGCTTTGGCAGCATCTTGCGTGAACACCGCCGCGGCCAAGCCGTAGTCGGTATCGTTGGCGACGCGCAGCGCTTCGTCTTCACCAACGAACGTTTGCACCACCAGAACCGGGCCGAAAATTTCCTCGCGCACCACGCGCATTGCGGGTCGCGTGTCGGTGAAGATCGTCGGCGCGATATAATTTCCGCCCGCCAGCGCGCCGCCTAAACGTTCGCCGCCACACAGTAGGCGCGCGCCTTCGTCGACACCCGTCGCGATGTAGCGTTCGACGCGTTCGCGTTGCAGCGCCGAAACCAACGGTCCCATCTCGGTTTGCGGATCGAAACCGTCGCCGACCCGAATTCGCATCGCCTTGCCGGCCAGACGCTCGAGGAATCGTTCCGCGATGCTGCGTTCGAGCACCAGTCG contains the following coding sequences:
- the yqeK gene encoding bis(5'-nucleosyl)-tetraphosphatase (symmetrical) YqeK; its protein translation is MTFNDLSCGVREHVGQAHRYAHCVRVARSAELLAMRHGVSSEKARVAGMLHDLARLYTADRLVGECRTRNIAIDAFEAAHPIVLHAPLSAALAEELFGVRDPEITSAIARHTLAAAAMSPLDCIVYIADGVEPGRTFDERASLWDTAMEDLHEGMKAVLYHGLLYTISHGRVVAPQTYEAARAFGLHPEEITAFES
- the rimI gene encoding ribosomal protein S18-alanine N-acetyltransferase; this encodes MKAELGHEISPSALAIVPMLQPDIPAVLEIERASFSTVWPADAFANELATNKLAHYFVGRLDGRIVAYGGIWSILEDSHVTTIAVAPDHRGRRFGEVMLLRLIDEALERGASWMTLEVRESNATAQQLYRKYGFTTVTVRRGYYSDDNESALVMWAGNLRSDLYRNRLQVLRSRCR
- the tsaB gene encoding tRNA (adenosine(37)-N6)-threonylcarbamoyltransferase complex dimerization subunit type 1 TsaB yields the protein MNVLALDGALGSFSVAFAGDAGERASASIPGNVALERGLHLVAMVLEGAAMRPERLDRIAVGIGPGTFTGLRIAIAYAKSLAQAWDLPLAGVSSFDALELGINEDNVLTVVAPRPGIVSLRLRDGTRVSRASGPIAQALDEVLAHRSAPSVVAGAPEDVIAALAERGIVASARLPAIVPPAAAIAVIAASIEAEQSVHALHADYGELPVAKVPARPWSRS
- the tsaE gene encoding tRNA (adenosine(37)-N6)-threonylcarbamoyltransferase complex ATPase subunit type 1 TsaE, which gives rise to MTSDIVFVAASEADLQAFARRFAASLRPGDVVALSGPLGAGKTAFVRAAVAELHGEETVTSPTFTIWNRYPGTPPIDHLDFYRIENSAELFELGAEIAFDVADSIAFVEWWERGASMIPERRFEIVIDGAGDGPRSIVVREPA
- a CDS encoding alkaline phosphatase family protein translates to MLGIFSRIRLWPLVAAAGLLLSACGGGGGGGSSSVPNPTAQPTTNPAQPIQHVIIMIQENRTPDQLFQAFPGADTQSYGYTHTGEKVNLHKVALRSPFTPSNYYIDFKDDCNSKTGPPGKDCQMNGFDLPPIGGHPPGTQTYQFVNPADIEPYWSIAKQYVLGDRMFQTQGSGSFTAHQDLIRGGTAINDSQSEIDFPWNKQNAFGHWGCDDLQGSTTALITNKLQYLGASPHPGYTPPGPFPCFKYTTLRDLLDAKSIGWKYYVPEFTTDLGGSLWNAFDAIHDVRYGSEWGTNVQWPQTNVLKDIANGQLASVSWVIPDFVNSDHPGASSDTGPSWVASVVNAVGNSQYWKSTAIVVVWDDWGGFYDHVPPPFVDAQGGLGFRVPLLVVSPYAKAGYVSHTQYEFGSIVRFVEDNWNLGRLNTTDTRAANILDCFDFKQQPRAFSTIQAKYSRAFFLKQKPSYHWVDSN
- the gyrA gene encoding DNA gyrase subunit A, encoding MNNDIIRQVNVEDEMRESYLSYAMSVIASRALPDVRDGLKPVQRRILYAMREMGFDPSKQHRKCAGIIGEVLKSYHPHGDSSVYDALVRLAQDFTMRYKLVDGHGNFGSIDPDPPAAYRYTEARLARTALEMLGDIDKETVGFVPNFDNQGVEPTVLPGRMPQLLVNGSSGIAVGMATNIPPHNLTEISNAIVALIDEPDITDDALIDHVSGPDFPTGGTILGIEAIREAYRTGRGSIAIRGKAEIVEENGRYKIVITEIPYQVYKSRIVEAIAEAHSEKRIQGIARLDDESNRKGMRVVVELQRSATPKVVLNQLFKHTPLQASFGFNMLALVPVGPPRADGSVALEPQVLSLKQMLTHFIDHRKIVVVRRTRYDLRKAEERAHLLEGYRIALDNIDEVIEIVRGSQTTDEAKKRLSARFELSDVQAQAIVDMRLRTLVGLERKKIEDEYAELIKTIAELTDILNSPRRIAEIIKGETLELKRRFGDERRTSIEAADNEISMEQLIPNVEVVVTYTVGGYIKRVSLDTFRTQNRGGRGVTGISNLKREDVVRNFFVTKTHDHVLFFSNKGRVYRLRGYEIPDTTRQARGTALVNLLTLPPGEEVSAVFPTDTFAGEQYLVMITRRGVIKKTKLAEFANVRRNGLNAINLDEDDELLAVNLSDGSHDIILASTIGMAVHFNERNVRPMGRNARGVKAMTLDPGDSIVAMDIVEDNRREVLLVTTLAFGKRTPIDDYRHTSRGGKGVKAFARQRDDVGKVIDQILVAPDDEVLMITSGNQVIRLKVNEIRKTGRDAKGVRLQRLGEGEEVVAITNLGKQVAQLTDITGEPQQPEL
- the trxA gene encoding thioredoxin translates to MSALADVTQANFDAEVLQNAQPVLVDFWAPWCGPCRMLSPVVEKVAAANESKAKFVKLNTDDNPNIAGQYQVSGIPCLILFKGGQAVDRIVGYVPEGTISSMLARHVA